In Erigeron canadensis isolate Cc75 chromosome 6, C_canadensis_v1, whole genome shotgun sequence, the following are encoded in one genomic region:
- the LOC122604262 gene encoding uncharacterized protein LOC122604262: MELQQAVAGKPWIPKLTFEDYLNLEHLDILMMHGFKSNKVAKHDLLDAVRSIDLMDAHHSTLQSDVSSNAFLDLNEVIKDLSALHWQECCIASIETVNSEAHFSCVVNDSSLVSFKLNSNTASSLKDDSEAHKTQSRSFKKSSFKDDSEAHKTQSRSSKKSCSKDDSEAHRSESRAFKKIKGPQVDQDNSRKYPHERLLCQLSEETVDQIKISKPQSGKQVGQLPMPKGSRKKQVGQVYRHKAQIKKQVGQANKPEARKGKQVGQVNTPKARNGIQVGQANTPKTCNGEQVDQTNKADTSSYPSQTNSPTSNAVQEGKPTQAITWPARFREEFHMFY; the protein is encoded by the exons ATGGAGTTACAGCAAGCCGTCGCTGGAAAACCTTGGATCCCCAAGTTGACATTTGAGGATTACCTCAATTTGGAGCATCTGGAT ATATTAATGATGCATGGATTCAAAAGCAACAAAGTTgcaaag CATGATTTGCTGGATGCGGTGAGGTCAATTGACCTGATGGATGCACACCACTCAACACTGCAGAGTGATGTTTCTTCAAATGCATTCCTGGATCTTAATGAAGTAATCAAAGACCTCTCGGCTCTCCATTGGCAAGAATGCTGCATCGCTTCTATTGAAACTGTCAACTCTGAGGCCCACTTTAGCTGTGTGGTTAATGATTCATCACTTGTAAGTTTTAAGCTGAACTCTAACACCGCCTCCAGCTTGAAGGATGATTCTGAAGCCCACAAAACACAGTCTCGCTCATTCAAGAAATCCAGCTTCAAGGATGATTCTGAAGCCCACAAAACACAGTCTCGCTCATCCAAGAAATCCTGTTCCAAGGATGATTCTGAAGCCCACAGATCAGAGTCTCGTGCATTCAAGAAAA TTAAAGGACCACAAGTGGATCAGGATAACAGTCGCAAATACCCGCATGAGAGACTTCTATGCCAGCTTTCTGAAGAAACTGTGGATCAGATCAAAATAAGTAAACCCCAATCTGGAAAACAAGTGGGTCAGCTTCCAATGCCCAAAGGCTCCCGTAAAAAGCAAGTAGGTCAGGTTTACAGGCACAAAGCCCAGATTAAAAAACAAGTGGGTCAAGCTAACAAACCCGAGGCACGTAAGGGAAAGCAAGTGGGTCAGGTAAACACACCCAAGGCACGTAATGGAATACAAGTGGGTCAGGCTAACACGCCCAAAACCTGCAATGGAGAACAAGTGGATCAGACTAACAAAGCTGATACGTCCAGCTATCCATCACAAACCAACAGCCCAACTAGCAATGCAGTACAAGAAGGAAAGCCAACTCAAGCTATAACATGGCCGGCCCGTTTCAGAGAAGAGTTTCACATGTTCTATTAA
- the LOC122605188 gene encoding uncharacterized protein LOC122605188, which produces MMNTSDEWKSLWPISLVHSAPLLIDPTTTKTAKTIKEIGPVIFDSSSEPQTHVHLFSSPSLHPQLPPPFPTISLPRFLATSSGILPSTAASIAALELPSSSSSSLPDCERLIAHNCLHLFRCPGTNLSLAFFPTGSNSDQVGFVVLSVENSQLKMRGAYAETEVFTSPNALSHRIVNISMNPLADCEYDSGNSAIGYLLAYTSCSVNYYRIKITTDGSGKITPLLELAGNKLFKSSAIVHACWSPHLPEESSVLLENGDLFILDLDSHHRPSITSLQLSGKKLKVLWGESIVSEISGGWLSCDFSWHPRILIVVHSSAVFLVDSRSKETTVTPLLKIDVKNGSSDRFVAFSIAGPDRFYYTLVSSDTVYLCDIRKPMIPLIRWTHNLANPSYVIVSSMSDLRSQSKDATYNWASEAGYGILLGSFWNCQFSLLCYGPDVRNIKSISPSYHAWGLPSDLSLTTNECRCGSCLVKEEFSKDQLHNWVNWQEKKIIVLGFGILDKELSSQLFKSDMFGGFTLITLTSAGNMELHRYCASWGYSQTSEKGHVEHPLGMNDSVLYERDKEKYKFRKVYLYHKLEWLDGYLEADLARILSMELVKIHENKTLEKACLGEDFHKIICQKLNTYSSGGVQGSINTHDVLKDVDLPTSIHEIALRSVLANLPKQVLRFGFSNYSSLPDISRKKDNHLPFEFLEVPCHQSHLPPFSFRDPSSRGTKWSGKQKPSSSLVGPVTPIPFLMTFHKTRMLKADNQSADSEIDHKCYEVVRVANGITETESHSCDDFKVSLADDNEDMFHSSAQQFAAYKPTSMVDSVFSDGKHANMMFKVGKKNEKDMFDLDCPLKFMFDDQASGFESDEAKAYELLNKQFSSFSKGLHSYQDYITKSNIPK; this is translated from the exons ATGATGAATACTTCAGACGAATGGAAATCCTTGTGGCCTATCTCATTGGTCCACTCTGCGCCATTGCTCATCGACCCTACCACTACCAAAACCGCTAAAACCATTAAAGAAATTGGACCGGTCATCTTCGACTCATCGTCCGAACCACAAACCCACGTACATCTCTTCTCATCACCCTCCTTACATCCTCAGTTACCTCCTCCTTTTCCCACCATCTCCCTCCCTAGATTCCTCGCTACATCATCTGGTATTCTTCCTTCCACCGCTGCTTCTATTGCCGCCTTAGAActcccatcatcatcatcatcatctttgcCTGACTGCGAGCGACTTATTGCACACAATTGTCTTCATTTATTTCGATGCCCTGGTACTAATTTGTCTCTGGCATTCTTTCCAACTGGTTCCAACTCAGACCAAGTTGGGTTTGTTGTTTTGTCTGTTGAAAACTCCCAATTGAAAATGAGAGGAGCTTATGCTGAAACTGAAGTGTTTACATCTCCTAATGCATTGAGTCATCGGATTGTCAATATCTCCATGAACCCGCTTGCTGATTGCGAATATGATTCGG GCAATTCTGCTATTGGGTACTTGTTGGCTTACACTTCTTGTTCTGTTAACTACTACCGTATTAAAATCACAACGGACGGTTCTGGTAAGATCACACCATTGTTGGAATTAGCTGGTAATAAGTTGTTCAAAAGTTCTGCAATAGTTCATGCTTGTTGGAGCCCGCATCTGCCCGAAGAGAGTTCTGTTTTGCTAGAGAATGGTGATTTGTTTATACTTGATTTGGATTCTCATCATAGACCATCAATTACATCTCTGCAGTTGAGTGGGaagaaattaaaagttttatggGGTGAGTCTATTGTTTCTGAGATATCTGGTGGTTGGTTGAGCTGTGATTTCAGTTGGCATCCGAGAATTTTAATTGTTGTTCACTCAAGTGCCGTTTTTCTTGTTGATTCAAGGTCCAAAGAGACAACCGTCACCCCTTTGTTAAAAATTGATGTCAAGAATGGATCAAGTGATAGGTTTGTTGCATTCTCCATTGCTGGTCCTGATAGATTCTATTATACTCTGGTTTCCAGTGACACCGTTTACCTTTGTGATATAAGAAAACCAATGATTCCACTTATACGTTGGACCCATAACCTTGCTAACCCAAgttatgttattgtttctaGTATGTCCGATTTAAGATCACAATCCAAAGATGCTACATATAATTGGGCTTCTGAAGCTGGTTATGGTATTCTATTGGGGTCTTTTTGGAACTGTCAATTTAGTCTTCTTTGCTATGGCCCAGATGTTAGAAACATAAAGTCCATTTCTCCATCTTATCATGCGTGGGGACTTCCCTCTGACCTCTCACTAACTACGAATGAATGCCGTTGTGGTTCTTGTCTTGTGAAAGAAGAATTCTCCAAGGACCAGCTTCATAATTGGGTTAATTggcaagaaaagaaaataattgtCTTGGGTTTTGGCATTCTTGATAAGGAACTTTCTTCTCAACTATTTAAATCTGATATGTTCGGTGGGTTTACACTCATAACATTAACGTCTGCAGGGAatatggaattacatagatattgTGCCTCCTGGGGTTATTCACAAACTTCAGAAAAAGGCCATGTTGAGCATCCTTTGGGTATGAATGATTCTGTTTTGTACGAAAGAGATAAAGAGAAATATAAATTTCGCAAGGTTTATCTATACCATAAACTTGAATGGCTTGATGGTTATTTAGAAGCTGATCTAGCCCGAATCCTGAGTATGGAATTAGTCAAAATCCATGAAAATAAAACACTGGAAAAAGCTTGTTTGGGGGAGGATTTCCATAAGATCATATGCCAAAAGTTGAACACTTATAGCTCTGGTGGAGTTCAAGGGTCTATAAATACTCATGATGTGCTCAAAGACGTTGACTTGCCAACCAGTATTCATGAGATTGCTCTAAGAAGTGTGTTGGCAAATCTGCCTAAGCAAGTTTTAAGATTTGGCTTTTCAAACTATTCAAGTCTCCCAGACATTTCCAGGAAAAAGGATAATCATTTACCCTTTGAGTTCTTGGAGGTTCCATGTCACCAATCTCACTTGCCTCCTTTTTCCTTTCGGGATCCTTCATCTCGTGGTACTAAGTGGTCAGGTAAGCAAAAGCCTAGTAGCTCTTTAGTGGGCCCTGTAACCCCCATCCCGTTTTTAATGACGTTTCATAAGACTCGTATGTTAAAAGCAGACAACCAATCTGCTGACTCAGAAATTGATCACAAGTGTTATGAAGTGGTAAGGGTAGCTAATGGCATTACAGAAACAGAATCTCATAGTTGTGATGACTTTAAGGTTTCTCTTGCTGATGATAATGAAGACATGTTTCACAGTTCTGCACAACAGTTTGCTGCATACAAGCCTACATCAATGGTGGATTCTGTTTTTTCCGATGGGAAACATGCCAATATGATGTTTAAAGTTGGTAAAAAGAATGAGAAAGACATGTTTGACTTGGATTGCCCGTTGAAGTTTATGTTTGATGATCAAGCCTCGGGTTTTGAATCTGACGAGGCGAAAGCATACGAATTACTCAACAAACAGTTTTCCAGCTTCAGTAAAGGCCTTCATAGCTACCAAGACTACATTACCAAGTCTAACATCCCCAAGTAA